The following proteins are encoded in a genomic region of Deinococcus betulae:
- a CDS encoding DinB family protein: protein MSPASRPAPSDYSPFYETYVALVDTAPILETLEKNIGETRALLSTLTDAQAAFAYAPGKWTLKQVLGHMVDTERVFAYRALRAARGDHQTALAGYDDEAWAATWNVAHLSIDALSDGLQVVRNNTLHLLRHLEPGDWQRRVTANGTEFTVQALGFIIAGHELHHRQIVRERYLSGHAGIF from the coding sequence ATGAGCCCTGCGTCGCGCCCAGCGCCTTCGGACTACTCGCCGTTCTACGAAACGTATGTGGCGCTGGTTGACACCGCCCCCATTCTGGAAACGCTGGAAAAGAACATAGGAGAGACCCGCGCGCTGCTGAGCACCCTGACAGACGCGCAAGCGGCGTTCGCCTACGCACCTGGCAAATGGACACTCAAGCAGGTGCTCGGCCACATGGTGGATACAGAGCGGGTCTTTGCTTACCGGGCGCTGCGGGCTGCCCGTGGAGACCATCAGACCGCGCTTGCAGGCTATGACGATGAGGCCTGGGCGGCGACCTGGAACGTGGCGCACCTGTCTATAGACGCGCTGTCTGATGGGTTGCAGGTGGTGCGGAACAACACCCTGCATCTGTTGCGTCACCTTGAGCCCGGAGACTGGCAGCGCCGCGTGACCGCCAACGGAACTGAGTTCACGGTGCAGGCGTTAGGCTTCATTATTGCCGGGCATGAGCTGCATCACCGGCAGATTGTGCGGGAGCGGTATTTAAGTGGGCACGCAGGTATTTTCTGA
- a CDS encoding tetratricopeptide repeat protein, with protein sequence MTRRLTRPLALTATFFASSALAAGSWVSLSDQTILGPEAAMRAQVAKLSGEACKPAVRDFKTPGLAPTSGLNIDEVIRSLEKMLATLAPGDPARAGLEHSLKMAREQKEKGTKVLPLPVRREKGAMTFETALKTAEALVGTPGRQATGSTSSDVAAALAAKSPKAALALLLAGHRAKPKDPMTLVNLAGVLTLSGLPREAIAVLDRAAELGGTLPAPGGVPGQAVALTNRGHAFLGLGRWSEAQAPLKQALALAPDLAEARMNLSKALLCSGDVAGATRELRVALRRTVAPENSDLIVTEDTPNTHGDDLKPREQASTRRAARTLFDLSRGATFDLPQLKLPRDRREAISMHGQYEALERKGEGILNGLHARATAVNLSQVLDPGERRWFELVNGVITTSVFEPEVWPSYQSAYAAHYALHKAFRPLSDERNKTIEAGMKALPSPHTCADVDRVYDDAYQTYMDALRPYVKAQEQAMARFVSARVKFETALAANLPDPKVRAAKRAAIEASAKSSFYGPVVYAAVLLSDVPGLFCSGQKVQEVPLELAELPTLDADPCGGLLSTMKMKSKVPSAALKASGLGLSWSLSCKKIDIELSTSSLLGTDWLGGFAQASLDWNGNATIFTGVKAEFKLPKGVPATGGLGAKEGLYIKFSRDGVQDAGMRVELKGSLGAGPDASTGLWEGKIEQEFGIAAAVAYWRER encoded by the coding sequence ATGACACGTCGCCTCACCCGGCCCCTGGCGCTTACCGCCACCTTCTTCGCCTCTTCTGCCCTGGCCGCCGGGTCCTGGGTATCACTGAGTGACCAGACCATCCTGGGCCCCGAAGCAGCAATGCGCGCCCAGGTGGCGAAACTGAGCGGCGAGGCCTGCAAGCCGGCCGTGCGTGATTTCAAGACGCCCGGCCTCGCCCCCACCAGCGGCCTGAACATTGACGAGGTCATCCGGTCACTGGAAAAAATGCTGGCCACCCTGGCGCCCGGCGACCCGGCCCGCGCAGGCCTGGAACATTCGCTGAAAATGGCACGTGAACAGAAAGAAAAAGGCACCAAGGTGCTGCCCCTGCCGGTGCGACGCGAGAAGGGGGCGATGACCTTCGAGACGGCGCTGAAGACAGCCGAGGCGCTCGTGGGGACGCCAGGCCGCCAGGCGACGGGTAGCACCTCGTCGGACGTGGCAGCGGCGCTGGCCGCCAAGAGTCCCAAAGCCGCCCTGGCCCTGCTGCTGGCCGGGCACCGCGCAAAGCCCAAAGACCCGATGACCCTGGTGAACCTTGCGGGCGTCCTGACCCTGTCGGGGTTACCGCGCGAGGCCATCGCCGTGCTGGACCGCGCCGCCGAGCTGGGCGGCACCCTGCCTGCGCCAGGTGGCGTACCGGGACAGGCGGTCGCTCTGACCAACCGGGGACACGCCTTCCTGGGCCTGGGGCGCTGGAGTGAAGCGCAGGCGCCCCTGAAACAGGCCCTGGCGCTGGCCCCCGACCTGGCCGAGGCGCGCATGAATCTCTCCAAGGCCCTGCTGTGCAGCGGCGATGTGGCGGGCGCCACGCGCGAGCTGCGGGTGGCCCTGCGGCGCACCGTCGCCCCCGAAAACAGCGACCTCATCGTGACTGAAGACACGCCCAACACGCACGGCGACGACCTGAAGCCGCGCGAGCAGGCCTCCACCCGCCGCGCCGCACGCACCCTGTTTGACCTCTCGCGCGGGGCAACCTTTGACCTGCCGCAGCTCAAGTTGCCGCGCGACCGCCGCGAGGCCATCTCGATGCATGGGCAATACGAGGCCCTTGAGCGCAAAGGCGAGGGCATTCTGAACGGCCTGCACGCCCGCGCCACGGCCGTCAATCTCTCTCAGGTGCTGGACCCAGGGGAGCGGCGCTGGTTCGAGCTGGTCAATGGGGTCATTACCACCTCGGTCTTTGAGCCGGAGGTCTGGCCGTCGTACCAGTCGGCGTATGCGGCGCACTACGCGCTGCACAAGGCCTTTCGCCCGCTGTCCGATGAACGCAACAAGACGATTGAAGCTGGTATGAAAGCGCTGCCCTCGCCTCACACCTGCGCCGACGTGGACCGGGTCTATGACGACGCCTACCAGACATACATGGACGCCCTGCGGCCTTACGTGAAGGCGCAGGAACAGGCGATGGCCCGCTTTGTCTCGGCGCGCGTCAAGTTCGAGACGGCGCTGGCCGCCAACCTGCCCGACCCCAAGGTGCGGGCCGCCAAACGCGCCGCCATCGAGGCCTCTGCCAAATCGTCTTTTTACGGCCCAGTGGTCTACGCTGCCGTCCTGCTCAGTGACGTGCCTGGGCTGTTCTGTAGCGGGCAAAAGGTGCAGGAGGTGCCCCTTGAGCTGGCCGAGTTGCCCACGCTGGACGCTGACCCCTGCGGCGGGCTGCTCTCGACCATGAAAATGAAGTCCAAAGTGCCGTCGGCCGCCCTCAAGGCGTCGGGACTGGGCCTGAGCTGGTCCCTGAGCTGCAAGAAGATTGACATCGAACTCTCGACGTCCTCGCTGCTGGGTACGGACTGGCTGGGGGGCTTTGCCCAGGCGAGCCTCGACTGGAACGGCAACGCCACCATCTTTACGGGGGTCAAGGCTGAATTCAAGCTGCCCAAAGGGGTGCCAGCCACCGGCGGGCTGGGGGCTAAGGAAGGCCTGTACATCAAGTTCAGCCGTGACGGGGTTCAGGACGCTGGCATGCGCGTGGAACTCAAGGGGTCGCTGGGCGCAGGCCCAGACGCTTCGACCGGCCTGTGGGAGGGCAAGATAGAGCAGGAGTTTGGCATAGCAGCGGCGGTGGCCTACTGGCGCGAACGCTGA
- a CDS encoding carboxypeptidase-like regulatory domain-containing protein, producing the protein MQNVTSLALLTAAGLGSLALGAASRPVPYVMTGVVKTAGGQPVPGVEVYADNTVYYDMNVVAKTDAKGRYRIELPHNVGKWRPGATLERNYQGDRFRMTIYPNDRAAFQSTTGAVRDFVWKLNGPYEGGVLGEQVNVYHGDGIAYGDLIVTLTPEGPLIDGSQGKALVIRPTTSVVKDVPLGRYRMTAKLSTGQPVLVQAEGSDTWAASAVNTFKNNMYGIRMSFSTRLP; encoded by the coding sequence ATGCAAAACGTGACATCGCTGGCGCTGTTGACCGCTGCTGGACTTGGCAGCCTGGCCCTGGGGGCCGCGAGTAGGCCTGTTCCCTACGTGATGACGGGTGTGGTCAAGACCGCTGGAGGGCAGCCCGTGCCTGGCGTGGAAGTCTACGCCGACAACACGGTGTACTACGACATGAACGTGGTGGCAAAGACGGATGCCAAGGGGCGTTACCGCATTGAATTGCCCCACAACGTGGGCAAGTGGCGCCCCGGCGCAACCCTGGAGCGTAATTATCAGGGCGACCGCTTCCGCATGACGATCTACCCGAATGACCGGGCGGCTTTTCAGAGCACCACAGGCGCCGTGCGGGACTTTGTCTGGAAACTCAATGGTCCTTACGAAGGCGGGGTGCTGGGCGAGCAGGTCAACGTCTATCACGGCGACGGTATTGCGTACGGCGACCTGATCGTGACCCTGACCCCCGAGGGGCCGCTGATTGATGGCAGCCAGGGCAAGGCGCTAGTCATTCGCCCCACCACGTCGGTGGTGAAAGACGTGCCGCTGGGCCGCTACCGCATGACGGCAAAACTCAGTACCGGTCAGCCGGTGCTCGTGCAGGCGGAGGGCAGCGACACCTGGGCTGCCTCAGCGGTGAACACCTTCAAGAACAATATGTACGGGATTCGCATGTCATTCAGCACTCGGTTGCCCTGA
- a CDS encoding M14 family zinc carboxypeptidase: MKRTLAVSLISASLLLASCSQTPQPQAAPPVTTGASLVATADECSVFQQKPIVVSRIDFKTDRDWTDIITTFEPVGGSLEERFVLLDVGQADFERLRVTGLTRGWTIRIDKAETEKHSGSLKENLGSLAISGYSCYRTVEETYSSAQAIVSQYPNLASWSSIGSTWLKTQGRGGYDMNVLKLTNKSVTGTKPRLVITASIHAREYTPAELTTRFAEYLVSNYGKDADVTWMLDSQEVWLVLQSNPDGRKKAEAGASWRKNANDTQRCSNGLYGVDLNRNFNYAWANGGSSTDPCNETYMGSAAASEPETKNLQTFIKSAFADNRGPNRTDAAPAATPGVYIDVHSYGKLVLWPWGDTNTAAPNGTALQSLGRKLAYFNGHTPQQSIGLYPTSGTTIDFTYGELGVAAYTFELGGAFFESCSTFTGTVLPQNQAALLYALRVARAPYQLGSGPDSVSLTAPANVAAGASFTLSASADNTRFNTSNGSEPSRTVAGAEYFIDTPPWAGGTGTALTATDGSFNASRENVQATVSTTGLSAGKHTIYVRSRNGNGTYGPVSALFVTVGGSTTPTPTPTTYNGSVNAGGSSYQPGTAGFNYAGGTLKGVLSGASGTDFDLYLQKLSGSSWVDVAAAETPSSSETITYNAASGTYRWQTYAYSGSGNYTLTETR, from the coding sequence ATGAAGCGAACTCTGGCTGTCTCTCTTATCAGTGCCTCTTTGCTGCTGGCTTCCTGCTCGCAGACGCCTCAGCCGCAGGCCGCCCCGCCGGTCACGACAGGCGCCTCTTTGGTCGCCACGGCCGATGAATGCAGTGTGTTTCAGCAAAAGCCCATCGTGGTCTCGCGCATTGACTTCAAAACGGATCGTGACTGGACAGATATCATCACGACCTTTGAGCCTGTGGGCGGCAGTCTGGAAGAACGCTTCGTCCTGTTGGACGTGGGCCAGGCGGATTTTGAGCGCCTGCGGGTGACCGGTCTGACACGCGGCTGGACCATCCGCATTGACAAAGCCGAAACGGAGAAGCACAGCGGCTCGCTGAAAGAAAATCTGGGCAGCCTCGCCATCAGCGGCTACTCCTGCTACCGCACCGTCGAAGAAACCTACAGCAGTGCGCAGGCCATTGTGTCGCAGTACCCGAATCTGGCCAGCTGGAGCAGCATCGGCTCGACCTGGCTCAAGACGCAAGGGCGCGGCGGCTACGACATGAATGTCCTCAAGCTGACCAACAAGAGTGTCACGGGCACCAAGCCTCGCCTGGTCATCACGGCCTCTATCCACGCGCGGGAATACACGCCGGCCGAGCTGACCACCCGCTTCGCCGAATATCTGGTGTCCAATTACGGCAAGGACGCGGACGTGACCTGGATGCTGGACAGCCAGGAGGTCTGGTTGGTGCTGCAGAGCAATCCCGATGGCCGCAAGAAGGCGGAAGCCGGCGCGTCATGGCGCAAAAACGCCAATGATACCCAGCGGTGCAGCAACGGGCTATACGGGGTGGACCTGAACCGCAACTTTAACTATGCCTGGGCGAATGGCGGTTCCAGCACTGATCCTTGCAACGAAACGTACATGGGTTCGGCTGCGGCCTCCGAGCCAGAAACCAAGAACCTGCAGACCTTTATCAAGTCGGCCTTCGCGGACAACCGTGGGCCCAACCGCACCGACGCGGCCCCCGCGGCGACCCCTGGCGTGTACATTGACGTGCACAGCTACGGCAAGTTGGTCCTCTGGCCCTGGGGAGACACCAACACCGCCGCGCCGAACGGCACCGCGCTGCAGTCGCTGGGCCGCAAGCTGGCGTACTTCAATGGTCATACTCCGCAGCAGTCCATCGGTCTGTATCCCACCAGCGGCACCACGATTGACTTCACTTACGGGGAATTGGGGGTGGCCGCCTACACCTTCGAGCTGGGCGGCGCGTTCTTCGAGAGCTGCTCCACCTTCACAGGCACTGTGCTGCCCCAGAACCAGGCGGCGCTGCTGTACGCCCTGCGCGTGGCGCGTGCCCCCTACCAGTTGGGCAGCGGTCCAGACAGCGTCAGCCTGACCGCCCCAGCCAACGTGGCGGCGGGCGCCAGCTTCACCCTGAGTGCCAGCGCCGACAACACCCGCTTTAACACCAGCAATGGGTCGGAGCCCAGCCGCACGGTGGCCGGCGCTGAATACTTCATTGATACGCCGCCCTGGGCCGGTGGGACCGGCACGGCCCTGACCGCCACTGATGGCAGCTTTAATGCCAGCCGTGAGAATGTTCAGGCAACGGTGTCCACCACTGGCCTCAGCGCTGGCAAGCACACCATCTACGTCCGCTCTAGAAATGGCAACGGCACGTATGGCCCGGTTTCTGCTCTGTTCGTGACTGTGGGCGGCAGCACCACCCCGACGCCTACGCCCACCACCTACAACGGCAGCGTGAATGCTGGCGGCAGTTCTTACCAGCCAGGCACAGCCGGCTTTAACTACGCCGGTGGAACTCTGAAAGGTGTGCTGAGTGGGGCCAGTGGCACCGACTTTGACCTGTACCTGCAAAAACTCAGTGGCAGCAGCTGGGTGGATGTCGCCGCTGCTGAAACGCCTTCCAGCAGCGAGACCATCACCTACAACGCGGCCAGTGGCACGTACCGTTGGCAGACCTATGCCTACAGCGGCTCGGGCAATTACACCCTGACAGAAACGCGCTAA